In Streptomyces sp. ML-6, the genomic stretch GAACCGACGGCACCAGCCACAACAGGGCGTGCCCGGGGGGCGGAGCGCCCCGGGCACGCCCGGGGCGGCGCGGCACCGGCCCCAGCCCCCCGGGAAAGGTCCTCAGGCGCGCCCCAGCACGCCCGCGCCGCTCCCCGCCCCTGTGCCCCGTCCCGTCGACGGCTGCATGCTGCGCCCGTCATGCCGTCAGGCACGGCCCCCTCTGCACCCTGCCCCGCAGCCGGGCGGAATTCGGGCCGTCAGGCGCGGCTGAAGAGCCGTCAGGCTCTCCAGCCCGTGCTTGGGCGCTCCCCAGCCCCCGCATCGCCGCGCCTTGGCCCCCGCACTCCGCGTTCCGGGCCTGCGCTGCGGCCTGATCGTGGCGGGTAGTAAGGCCGGTAGCGCGGAGGGGCGCAGCGGTGTGACGGGCGGGGTGTGGGTGTGGGCCTCGGCGAGGTGCTGGCCGACGACAGTTCGGCGCTAGCGGGCGGCCGCGCTCGGCCAGGGCCGCGCCGAGGCCCACACCCACACCCCGCCCGTCGGTTCGCTGTCGTGTCAGGTGCGCCTGCCTCCTCGGCACGCCCTCCCAGCGGGTACGTGCAGGTGCACCATGGCCGGCCTTGTCGGACCGTCGACGCCGAGTGGTCGCGTCGCTGCCTCCGGGGAGGGCCCGCCCCGGAAAAACAGGATTAGGCAAAATGGGGTGGAAAATGCTCCCGAGTCCGGGATAATTAATTTCCGCTGCACTGCCTGGATCGCTCGACAAACAGTTAGGAATATCCGATGAAGAAGATCGCCTTATTCGGCCCTCCTGCGAGCGGGAAAACGACGATCGCGAAAGAACTTTCCGCTTCGCTGGAAATTCCTTGCACTGACCTTGACAATGTGCTGTTCACCGAGAACGGTCCTCTTCCACTCGATGAATTCCGGGGCAAGGCCGAGCGGATCACGCGGGGGGAATCGTGGGTGGTCGAGGGGAATTACTCAAAGCTTGCAGACGTGGTGTGGCACCGGGCGGATGTCCTGGTCTGGCTCGACCTCCCGTTGCCCCTGATCGTGCGCCGGATCGTGTACCGGAGCCTGCGCCAGCTCACCGGCCTGGACGCGAGCATCCAGGCGCAGCGGCTCACGTGGAAGCGTGCCTTCTTCGGGCGGCGGTCCCTGCTGCGCACGGCTGTCCGGAAGTATCGCAACAACCGCCCCCGGTATGCCCGGCAGGTCGCCGAGACGGCCGAGCTGGGCGTCCGTGTCGTACGGCTCCGCAGTGGGCGGGAGGCGGATGCATGGCTCGCGCGGCAGCTCTCGGGACGGTGAGCGGGTCGCAGGGGATGAAGGCGGCACCGAAGAGTCTTAGATACTGTAATGTTGTAACTGTCGAATGCTGGGTCGGGAAAAGGTCGAGGCCGACGGAGAGCCGCTCTGAGAGCGACCCGGCACACCGCCGGCCTCGTAACCACGTCGCAGGCCCGGAAAAGGAACCAGCCTGCACCCAAACTCTACAGGTCGCACCTGCGGCACAGCAGCCCTCGAGGAGACGATGTGATCCCCCGTAACCGGCCGGTCATCAACGAAGCCGACGTCGCCCGCCGCATCGGCGTGCCGCTGGCCACCTGGCGCCGCCGCGACGCTCCTGGCTTCCGCAGCCGCGTCCCCAGCCTGCTCCCTGAGAGTCGCTACCTGGTCTACGACCTGGCCCAGGCCGAGGCCTACATCGACGGCAAGCCGATCCCCGCACTGCCGCAGGACGAGCACCCCGAGGACCTGCTCACCGCCGACGAGGCCGCCGCGGTCCTCGGCATCAACCCGGGCACTGTCCGCGCCTACGCCGTTCAGGGCTACCTCTCGGCCGGCACGACCGTCTACGGAGCCCGGCTGTGGCCCCGCCGCGAAGTCAACAAGCGCCGCGACAACCCGCCGGGCCAGGGAAAGGGCGGCGGCCGCCGCGCCGGCGAACCTCAAGTCCCCCGCAAACAGCACTCCTACGAAGGAGACCCGCGGCTCCGTACCGCCAGTGAGGCCCTCGCTGCGGCGAACAGCGCGCCCAAGAGCCGCATCGCCGCCGAACTGGCCGCAGAGCACGGAGGTACACCCCGCACCTGGGAACGGCTCCTCACCGCAGCCGCGGCGCTCCAGGACGGCGCCCCCGAGGCCCGTGCCTGAGAGACCACCCCTGACAACGAGCGCACGGAAGCGGGCCTCCCCGAGGCGGGGCACCGCATCGGTGCTTCCTTCCTGATTACGCGTCACCCGCGAAAAGGAGAACACGGGACATGACCGTGATGAAGCTGCGTGACCACCAGATCGAGGCCGTGAGCGCGATTGTGCGCGGTCTCGATATCCCGCCGGGCGGTATTCCCTGGAATGGTCTGCGCGGCCAGGTGCACGCCGCGTGCGGAACGGGAAAGACCATCATCGCGGCGGCCTCCGCGAAAAGGATTGTTCCCAAGGGCCGCGTTCTCGTGGTGGTGCCGACCCTCGATCTCCTGGCGCAGACCGTGAAGGCGTGGAGCAGCGTCGGGCACAGAGGGCCGGCGGTCATGGTGTGCTCGCCGCTGGAGGATCCGGAGCTGTGGCACCTGGGAGTGCGGTGCACCACGAACCCCGTGCAGCTGGCGCTGTGGCACGCCACGGGGCCAGTGACCATCTACGCCACCTACGCCTCGCTGGGCGTGCTCAGGGAAGCCTTTGAGGGCGCCTACGGCCAGAAACTCGGCCCGGTGGACCTCGCCTGTGTCGATGAGGCGCACCGGACGTCGGGGTCGATGGGGAAGGCGTGGGCGGACATCCATGACCAGACGAAGATCCCGGCGCGCCGGCGGCTGTATCTGACGGCGACGCCGCGGATCTGGGAGGAGCGGCTGAACCGTGAAGTGGCCGAGGGGGTGCGTGACCCGTTGCCGCGGGAGATGGCGGCCTCGATGGATGACGAGAAGGTCTTCGGGCCGGTCCTCTACAAGCTGTCGCTGGCGTCGGCGGTGTCGCGCAAGTTGCTGGCGCGGTACCAGATCATCGTTCTGGAGCTCCAGGACCCGGTCGTGACGCCGGAGCGGCTGATGGGTGAGGAGCGGCACACCGAGGAGGTCCGCGGGCAGCGCCTGGGTGCCCTCCAGGCTGCGCTGCTGCACACGATGGAGCAGCACAACCTGTCGACGTGCATCACCTTCCACCACCGGACCATAGAGGCCGCGGCGTATGCGGAGGGTCTGGAGCGGGTGGCCGAGCGGCTGCACGCCGACCGGCCCGAGAAGTACCCGGCTCGGATCTGGGCGGACTGGCTGTGCGGTGAGCACGTGCCGGAGCGTCGGCGGGAGGTGCTGCGCGGGTTCGGCTCCACCGCCCGGCGGGCTGTGCTCTCGAACTGCCGCGTCCTGGGTGAGGGCGTGGATATCCGGGCCGTGGACTCGGTGGCCCTGCTGGACCCCAAGGGGGCCCCGCACGACATCGTGCAGGCGATCGGCCGCGCTCTACGTCAGAAGCCCGGTGAAGGAAAGCTCGCTTCCCTGATCGTGCCGGTATTCCTCCGGCCTGACGAAAGCCCGGAGGATATGTTCACCTCTGGTTCGTACCGGCCTTTGGTGAAGGTATTGGAAGGTCTGCGGGCTCACGATGAAGAGGCAATCGAGTTGCTGGCTATTCCGCAGGAGCCGCAGAAGGACGTCGTGCAGCCCTCCAGATACCTCGGTGCTGCGCCTGGTGATAACGAGGAGGAAACCCGGTTGCTGCTCCGTTTCGCGGCTCCCAGGGACCCTGTGATGGTCGCGGACTGGGTCAGCTTCAACGTGATCGACACGGAGCGGCAGGACTGGGCTCGTGGCTGGGCGGCGCTCAGGGGCTTCGTCGAGCGCGAGGGGCACGCCCGGGTGCCGTACGAGCACCGCGAGAGGGCGTTTCCTCTGGGGCGGTGGGTCGCGGAGCAGCGGCGGGCGTTCGGGGCGGGGCAGATGGCCGGGGTGCGTGCCCGGCGGCTGGAGAAGCTGGGCATGGCCTGGTCGGCCGCTGATGCGCGGTTCCAGGAGAATCTGGCGGCGGCGAGGGTGTACTACGAGCAGCACTGGACGCTGTGCGCGCCCCGGTCGGCGGCGGTGCTGGACAGGCCGGTGGGGCAGTGGCTGTCCAACCTGCGCCGTCCCGGCGCGCTGGCCGGGCACCCGGAGTGGGAGGCCGCGCTGGTGGCCCTGGACGAGGACTGGAATCCGTCGTGGCCGGCGCAGTGGCAGCGGCACTTCGCCGCGCTGCGGGAGCTGGTGCGCGACGAGGAAGGGCCGGCGGAGGTTCTGCCCGGGTTCACCGTGCACGGCATGGACGTCGGCAAGTGGCTGGCCCAGCAGCGCAGGCCCGAGGTCTGGGCGGCCCTGGTACAGGGTCAGCGCGAGCGCCTGGAGGCGGTCGGTGTCACCCCGCTCCCGGTGACCGTGCTCCCGGAAGTCCCTGCCCCGGCCCCGGCCCTGGCGGAGCCAAGCATGCCCGCCGAGTCGTCCACGGCGCCTGTGAGCGCCTTCGAGAGGGGCGTGGCGGCCCTGGAGCAGTACAAGGCCCGCACGGGCTCTGTGAAGGTGCCCAGGGCTCACGTGGAGGTGTTGCCGGACGGGTCGGAGGTCAAGCTCGGAGTCTTCCTGTCCAACACCAAGTCCAGGCGCGCGAAGCTGACCGTCGACAAGCTCGTCGCGTTGGCCGGCCTCGGGCTGGAGTGGGCGGCCATGGAAGGAGCGGCGTGATGATCGCAGCCGCGGAAGAGCGGGGTGTGCAGGATGCTGTGCGGCGGCACGCCCGCACCAGGGCCTTCGCGGAGGCGGAGGGCTTCGTCTCGGCTGTGCTGTCCGACCCTCGGGTGCAGGTGACGCGGGGGCGGGTGGACGGCGGAGACGGAGCTCGGCATGGAGCTGTGCATCCGTCTCCAGTCGTTCCAGGACCGCTATGACCAGGCCGTGGCGGGTGGCGACGTGGCCCGGCTCCCGGGATCTGCCCGGGCAAGCACGGCCGCTGGGGGCGGATCTGCGTCCTGCCCGA encodes the following:
- a CDS encoding adenylate kinase, coding for MKKIALFGPPASGKTTIAKELSASLEIPCTDLDNVLFTENGPLPLDEFRGKAERITRGESWVVEGNYSKLADVVWHRADVLVWLDLPLPLIVRRIVYRSLRQLTGLDASIQAQRLTWKRAFFGRRSLLRTAVRKYRNNRPRYARQVAETAELGVRVVRLRSGREADAWLARQLSGR
- a CDS encoding DNA-binding protein, translating into MIPRNRPVINEADVARRIGVPLATWRRRDAPGFRSRVPSLLPESRYLVYDLAQAEAYIDGKPIPALPQDEHPEDLLTADEAAAVLGINPGTVRAYAVQGYLSAGTTVYGARLWPRREVNKRRDNPPGQGKGGGRRAGEPQVPRKQHSYEGDPRLRTASEALAAANSAPKSRIAAELAAEHGGTPRTWERLLTAAAALQDGAPEARA
- a CDS encoding DEAD/DEAH box helicase, whose amino-acid sequence is MTVMKLRDHQIEAVSAIVRGLDIPPGGIPWNGLRGQVHAACGTGKTIIAAASAKRIVPKGRVLVVVPTLDLLAQTVKAWSSVGHRGPAVMVCSPLEDPELWHLGVRCTTNPVQLALWHATGPVTIYATYASLGVLREAFEGAYGQKLGPVDLACVDEAHRTSGSMGKAWADIHDQTKIPARRRLYLTATPRIWEERLNREVAEGVRDPLPREMAASMDDEKVFGPVLYKLSLASAVSRKLLARYQIIVLELQDPVVTPERLMGEERHTEEVRGQRLGALQAALLHTMEQHNLSTCITFHHRTIEAAAYAEGLERVAERLHADRPEKYPARIWADWLCGEHVPERRREVLRGFGSTARRAVLSNCRVLGEGVDIRAVDSVALLDPKGAPHDIVQAIGRALRQKPGEGKLASLIVPVFLRPDESPEDMFTSGSYRPLVKVLEGLRAHDEEAIELLAIPQEPQKDVVQPSRYLGAAPGDNEEETRLLLRFAAPRDPVMVADWVSFNVIDTERQDWARGWAALRGFVEREGHARVPYEHRERAFPLGRWVAEQRRAFGAGQMAGVRARRLEKLGMAWSAADARFQENLAAARVYYEQHWTLCAPRSAAVLDRPVGQWLSNLRRPGALAGHPEWEAALVALDEDWNPSWPAQWQRHFAALRELVRDEEGPAEVLPGFTVHGMDVGKWLAQQRRPEVWAALVQGQRERLEAVGVTPLPVTVLPEVPAPAPALAEPSMPAESSTAPVSAFERGVAALEQYKARTGSVKVPRAHVEVLPDGSEVKLGVFLSNTKSRRAKLTVDKLVALAGLGLEWAAMEGAA